In the Sandaracinus amylolyticus genome, AACGTGAGCCAGTAGATCCGCCGCCCGTCGTGGGTGTAGGGATTCGGGTTCCAGCGCAGGATCTCGGGCCGCTCGTGGTATCGATCCACGTCGCCGAGCGCGCGGCGCAGGTGGACGTACCGACCGTCGGAGATCCGAGCCGCGACGATCAGCGGCGCGAAGGTGCCAGTCGCGTCCTGATCGGTGGAGTCGAGCGCGGTGAATCCGACCCAGTCCGAGTCCGGCGCGAACGACGGCGAATAAGCACCGATGATGTCGGGCGTCGGGATCTTCCGCGGCTCCTGCCAAGCTCCGTCGATCCGCTCGATCAACATCAGATCGAACACGAACAGGAACCCGCGCATGTCGACGGTCAGGTCGTAGACGATGCGATCTCCGTCGGGCGACCAGTCCGCGCTGTGCCCGGGGCCCACGTCGAACTGCTGCACGACGCTCCCGTCGCTGACGATCTGGATCGTCCGCGAGTCCGGCAGATCCGCGAGCTGCGCGCTGAGGAGCAGGTCGTGCTCGGGGCCATATCGCGCGACGTAACCCTCGGCCGAGACGAACGGCGCTCCGACCTCCGCGCGCGTCACGACGTCGAACACGCGGGTGACCACGTCCGTCCCGCTGCCGACCGCGCTGATCGCGATGCGCGTCCCGTCGCGCGAGACCGAGTGCGTCGTGAAGAGTCCGTCGGTGTCGAGGAATCGCTCCGAGCTCCGCCGCTCGAGGCCCAGCTCGTGCCGCCTGATCGAAGGAGGGGAGTCGGTGGCCGACGAATAATAGAGCCCACCGACGATCGGCTCGTCGGCGAGCTCGAGCTCGATGGCCTCGGACGCCGCGGTCACGCGATCCCCGGCGAGACCACGAATCGAGATCTCGTAGGGCCCGGCGCTGCGGCGCGCCGCGACCTCCGCCCAGACGTCGCGCCACGGCTGGAACACGCACCCATCGCCCACCGGCGCGCAGCGCGTGTACACGACGACCGAGGGCATCCCGCCCTGCGCGAACGTCACCTCGAACGCCTGCACCACCGCCGCGCGGAAGTGGATGTCGACGCCGAGCATGTTCGGCGGAACGAGCGTGCCAGTCTCCGGATAGACGATCTCCGGTGCTGCGATCGACGCCGGCGACCCGGTCGCGAATTGCGCTCTCGTCTCCTCGCCGAAGCCTTCGTCGAAGAACACGCGATAAGGCAGCCCCGCGTCGGCTCCGCCGTCCGGCGATCCCGAGTCGTTCGCCCCGGCATCGGCGTCGTCGTCACCGCCCGACGAACAAGCGACGACGCAGATCGCGAGACACGCGCACAGACATCGCATCGTCATGTCGACACTCCACCGCCCAAACCTGTCCGGGCTCGCTCTCCTCACGGCGCGAGCCCGCAGAGACCTTCGCTGCACGTCAGCCCCGGACCGCACGGAGGATCTCCGCCGGCGCAGCACGCGAGCCCGTGCTCGCCGCAGCGCCGACACCGATCGACTCCGTCGTCCGACGTCGTGCAGTCCATCCCGAGCCCGCACGCCGGCGAGCCCTCGCAGCACACCCGTCCATCGGACCCGCACGCCGGGCCGGGCAGACAGATCGGCGCTCCGAAATCGGACGCGACGCAGCCGAGCCCGGGCCCGCACGCGTCGCCTTCTTCACAACACTCCGCGCCGAGCGCTCCGCACGGGATCGGCGCGACGCACACCCACGCGCCGAAGAGGTTCTGCAGGCAGTCGATGCCCTCGTCGCAGACCATCCCCGGGCAACAGTCCTGATCTGCCGCGCCACACGGCGCGCAGCGCTCGCCGATGCACGAGAGCCCCTCGCTGCACGCGGGATCGCTCTCGCAGCACGCCGCGCCTTCCGCGCCGCACGGGGCATCGACGCAGGTCCCGTCCTCGCACACGCCGCCGGGATCGCACTGATCGAGCTCGCAGCACGGCCCACCGATCGCGCCGCACCCCGCGCTCGTGCACGTCCCGTCGACGCAGAGGAGGCCACCGCCGCACGTCGCGCCGAGGCAGCACAGCTCGCCTTCCTCGTCGCAGCGCGCGTCGGGATCGGCGTCGCTCGCGTCGACGCCCGCGTCGTCGGCGGAGCCGGCGTCGATCGCGGACGCGTCGACCGCGCCCGCGTCGTCACCCGCATCGGGCACGTCGTAGAAGCGCGTGCAGCCGCACAGCGCGACCAGCGCGAGACAGAGCGCGCGCGTCGTCATTCCGGCCCCTCCGGGAAGCAGAATCCGTCGATGCACACCTCGCCCGCGGGACAGTCGTCGTCGTCCTCGCAGGGCTGCCGGCGCGCCTCGGTCGTCCACTCCGCGATGAAGTTGTCGACGTCTCCGCGCTGTCCGGGAAAGCGCAGCGCAGGACGCGAAGGATCCTCGGGGTCGGCCTCGGGATCGAACGCCGCCATCCAGATCTGTCGCTCGCCGCCCGCGACCACGCCGTGCGCGCGGCCGCTCGAGAACGTGAGCCAGTAGATGCGCCGCCCCTGCTGCAGGTACGGGCTCGGGTTCCACCGGATCCACGTCGCGTCGCTGCTCGCGCCGAGCGCACGATCCAGCACCACCGGCGACGCATCCGGCGTGCGCGTCGCGACCAGCACCGAGCGCGCGTCGACGCGCGCGGTGTACCCGATCCACTCCGAGTCCGGCGCGAACGCGGGCCCGTGCTCCTCGTCGGTGCCCGGCGTCTCGAGCACCGCGGGCGCGCCCCACGTCTCACCGCTGCGCGCGATGATCTGCAGCGCGCGCGCCTCCGCGCCGATCGCGCCGTCGAACACCACGCGCGATCCATCGGGCGACCAGTCCGCCGACACGCCCGACACGCCGAACTCGTGGAGCACGCGGCCATCGACACCCGACACGATGCGCAGCGGTCGATCGAGCCCGTCGGCCGGCGGCGGGCTCCCGCTCACCAAGAGATCGTCGGCATCGCCGTACGCGGGGAGCGGCGCGTCGATCTCGCTCGCCAGCACCTGCGAGCGCGTCGCCACGTCGTAGATGCGCGCGCGGAAGCCGTTCGTCGCGTCGTACACGCCGACCGCGATGCGCGACCCATCGCGCGAGATCGCGTGACAGCCCACGCACGTGCCTTCCTCGGTCTGGCTCAGGTAGAGCTCGGAGCTGCGCCGCCCGAGCGCGAAGTCGTAGCGGCGGATCGACGGCGGATCGGTCGACCAGAAGTAGAGCGCGCCCTGGATCGCCTCGTGCGCGAGCTCGAGCTCCACCGGCTCCGACGTCGCGCTCACGCGATCCCCCGCGAGCCCGCGCATGCGCATCTCGAACGGGCCCATCGTCCGCCGCGCCGCGAGGGCGCTCCACACCTCGTCCCACGGCTGCAGCACGCAGCCCGAGCCGACCGGACGACACCACGCGTACACGACGATCGCGCGGGCGCCGCGCTGCGAGAACGTCAGCTCGAACGTGTCGTAGGTCCGCCCCGTGAAGTGCACGTCGACGCCCACGAGGTTCGGCGGCACGAGCGTGCCGCTCTCGGGGTACACGATGCGCGGCGGCTCGTCCGACGCGGGCATCGCCGACTCGAAGCGTCGCTCGATCGCCTCGTCGAGCCCCTCGTCGAAGAACACCAGGTATCCGCGCCCCGCGTCGGCGCCGGCGTCGAACGGCGCAATCGACGCATCGACGCCATCACCCGGCGCTTCGACGGTGCACGCGCAGAGCGCGATCGCGGCGATGCCGGACGCAAGAGCGACGTCTCGCATGCGTGACAGGAGAACGTCTCCCGCGTCGTGGTGCAGCTTAGGACCGATGAAACACGTCGATTTAATCTCCGTCTCACCTCGTCCGGCGCGAGATCCCGCTGGCGCGCCCGCTCCGCGGCGCCCATGTTCGACCTCGTGTTGAAGTTCCTCCGTTTGCGCTGAGCACCGCGACGCGCCGCACGCGCGTCGCGAGCAACCCGCCCGAACGTTCCTTCCCACCGGAAGGCCCGGGCGCGGTGCATCGCGCAATCGAGGAGCCAACACGTCGCAGACCCCGCGCTCGCGCGAGGCGGTGCGTCGTGTCCCCGAGCGTCGTGTCCACCCGCGTCCCGGGTCGTCCCCCGCGTCCGCGCGCGCTCGCGCGGCGAAAGGAGACCTCGATGACCCGTCCCCGAAGCTCTTCGTCGTCCGATCGATCGTCCGACCTCGCCATCCTGCTCGCGCCGAGCGGCGAGGCTTCGTGCTCCGAGCTCCAGCGCCTGCTCGCCGGGCTCGGCGTTCGCGTCGCTCACACCATCCCGCTCTCGCGCATGCTCGGCGAAGGCAAGCGCGCCGAGGTGCGCGCGAAGATCGACGCGCTCGCGCGCGGCCCCGACGAGCACGTCCTCGTCGTCGTCGATCGCGCGCTCGATCCCGGCGCCCAGCGCGAGCTCGAGGTCGCGCTCGACGTCGAGGTGCTCGACCGCACCGCGGTCGTGCTCCGCGTGTTCGAGCAGCGCGCCCGCACCCGGCTCGCGCAGCTCGAGGTCGAGCTCGCGCGCCTCGCGTACGAGATCCCGCGCGTGCGCGACGACGGCGCACGACGTGATCGCGAAGGCGGCGGTGGGGGTCGCGGCGCGCGCGGCCACACCGAGGTCGAGCTGCGCAAGCAGCAGCTGCGCGAGCGCAGCGCGCGCCTCGAGCGCGAGGTCGAGCGACTGCGCGCCTCCCGCGCGACCCAGGCCGCGGCGCGCCGTGACGTCCCGCGCGTCGCGCTGGTCGGCTACACGAACGCCGGCAAGTCGTCGCTGCTGCGCGCGCTGACCGGCAGCGACGTGCTCGTCGAGGACGCGCTCTTCGCCACGCTCGACACCACCGTGCGCGCGCTCGCGCCTGCGACGACGCCGCGCGTCCTCGTCTCCGACACGGTCGGCTTCATGCGGAGCCTCCCGCATGCGCTGGTCGCGTCGTTCCACACGACGCTCGACGAAGCGCGCGACACGGATCTGCTGCTCCTCGTCGTCGACGCGTCGGAACCCGAGCATCACGAGCAGCTGCGTGTCACGCGCGAGGTGCTCACCGCGATCGGCGCGACGTCGCCGACACGGATCGTGCTGAGCAAGATCGATCGTGTCGATCCCGAGCGCCGCGCGTCGCTCCTCGCCGAGCATCCCGGGGCGATCGCGATCAGCGCGCACGATCCCACCGAGGTGCGCCGCCTGCGCGACGCGATCGTCGCGTTCTTCGCGAAGGACGAGGAGCACGACGTGCTCGTCGTGCCGTTCACCGAGGGTCGACTGATCGCCGACATCCGTGCCGCGGCGCGGATCCTCTCCGAGCATCACGACGAGTCGGGCGCGGTGCTCGCGATCCGCGCACGGCCCGAGGCGCTCGATCGATGGCGCGCCGCGCTGCCTCCGCTGCCGTCGATCACGAGCGCCGCGGAGCTCGTCGCCGCAGCTGCGCGCTACGGGCTCCGGGTCACGCCCGAGCGCGACGTGCTCGACGCGAGCGGCCTCGACTTCCTCGTGGTCCACGCGCGCGACGACGCCGGCGCGCCGTGGATCGTCCGCACCCCGCGCCGGGCGGACGTGATCGCGTCCGCGCAGCGCGAGGCGCGGGTGCTGCGGCTCGTCGCGCCGTCGCTCGCGGTGGCGGTTCCCGACTGGCGCGTCCACGCACGCGATGTGATCGCGTACCCGCGCCTCGAGGGCACGCCGGGCTGGCGCTTCGACGACACCGGAGCGCTGCGGTGGGCGTTCGATCCGAGCGCACCGCCCGATGCGTTCCTCGACACCTACGCGCACCTGCTCGCGTCGCTGCAGGCGATCCCGCTCGATCGCCTCCACGACGCGGGCGTGCGCGTCGAGTCGGTCGGCGACGCACGCACCGAGCTCGCCCGCGCGATGCGCGACACGCGCGACGCGCTGGCGCCGTCCGACGCGGTGTGGGTGCGATGGCAGCGGTGGATCGACGACGACGCGTCGTGGCCCACCCACGTCGCGCTCGCGCACGCCGACCTCCACCCCGGCCACCTGCTCCTCGACGGCCAGGCTCGCATCACCGGCGTGCTCGACTGGACGGAGGCGCGCGCGACCGATCCGTCGATCGATCTCGCGATGCTCTTCGGCTGCTACGGGCGCAGCGCGCTCGAGTCGGTCGTCGATCGCTTCGCGCGCGCCGGCGGCGTCACCTGGCCCGCGATCGTCTCGCACACGATCGAGCGCTGGGCCGCGAACGCCGCCTTGATCGCGGAGTGGGCGCTGCGCACCGGCGACGACGCGGTGCTCGCACACGCGCGCCATCACCTCGCGACGATCACCGCATCGACCTGAGCCTCGCGCGGAGGGCGCCTCACCGGGCGCCCTCCGCGTGCTCCGTCACTCCGGCAGCGTCACCACCGCGACGCGCGCGACCGGCTCCGCGTCGTGCGTCGACACCAGCACCAGCCGCCCGCGCAGCTCGAACGCGCGCAGGTGCTTCGGCTCGATCGGCAGATCCTCGATCAGCACCGACCACGCATCGCGCTGCGGGTCGTACACCTCGATCGTGCGATCCGCCGCGAGCCCGCCCTCGCCGCGCGACGTGCCGCCCACGAGGTACAAGCGCTCGCCGATCGTGACGAGCTGCGGGTTCAGCCGCGGCGTGCGCGGGCACGCGATCGTGCGCCACGTGCGCGCGCGCAGATCGAGCGCCTGACAGTCCTCGACGAGCTGGAACTCGCCGCGCATCCCGCCGACCACGTACATCACGTCGCCGATGCGCGCGCCACCGAACGCACGACGCGCGCCCTGCATCGCGACGCCCGCGTCCTGCCATTCACCGGTGCTCGCGTCGGCGCGCACGATCTCGGTGAGGTGCCGGAACGCGTCCTCGCCCTCGCGCGCCGGGTCGTAGTCGAGCCCGCCGAGCGCCCACAGCCCACCTTCCGCGTCCGCGACCAGCCCGAACTGCGATCGCGTCACCGGCAGCGCGCTCCACGGCGTCCAGCGATCCTCGTCGAACGAGTACGTGAACGCCTCCGCCTGGGTCCGCGCCTGACCGGTCGACGGCGTCGTGCCCTCGTGCCCGAACCCACCGATCGCGATCCCGCGATCGCTCGCCACCACGGTCTGGATCGTCTGCCGCGCGTACGGATAGTCGGCGCGGCGCGTCCACGAGAGCGACGGCAGATCGAGCGCGTGGTGCTCCGCGACGAAGTGCTGCGGCTCGAAGTCGTGCTGCTCGAGCGACACGTTGCCGCCGAAGAAGTGGAGCGCGTCGTCGTGCACCAAGAGCCCCTGGCGGTTCTTGGTGCGCATCGGCGAGTCGATGGTCAGCACCGTCACCCGCGGCGCAGTGCGCGGCGTGAGCGCGATCGACTCCACGTGCGCGGTGCGCGGCGCGTCGACCATCCCGCGGATCCCGCCGATCGCGATCACCTCGTCGTCGCCGCGCGCGACGAGCTGATGGAAGAAGCGCGGGAACATCATCGTGCCCACGCGCTGCCACGCATCGTCGCCGCCGCGCCACGACCACACCACGCCGTCGCGACCGCTCGCGATCACACGATCGCCCGCGCGCTCGATCGCGGCGCCGAACGCGTCCGCCGGGAAGTCCGGCCCGCGCGACCAGGTGCCGCGCGCGACGTCGAGCACGTCGACGCGCGACGACACCTCGCCCGCCTCGTCGAGCCCGCCGACCACGATCACACGATCACCCAGCGCCGCGACGCCGAGCCCACGACGCGCGAACGGCGCCTCCGCCTCGCGCCAGCCGCGCTCCGGGTGCGCGAGATCGAGCGCGAGCCAGCTGCGTGCGAAGGTCCCCGGCGCCTCGCCCTCGAGCGCCCAGCCGCCCGCGACGATCAGCGTGTCACCGACCACCGCGGCCTCGTGCGACGAGCGCGGCGAGGGCAACGCGGGCAGCGCCTCCCACGATCCGCGCGCGGGATCGAAACAGCCCGCCTCGTCGATCGATCGCAGCCGCACGCGCTCGTTCTCGCGCACCGCGCGCATCCCGCCGATGCGACACACGCGCGCGCCGTGCGCGACGAGCGCGATGCTCTGCGCGGGCGCGATCTCCGGGAGCGCCTCCCACGTCGCGCCGGTGCGCGAGAGATCGAGCCGCCAGAACGCGCCCGACTGATCCTCGGGCACGTACGCGTGCGGCGTGCCGTGATAGCCGCCGAGCACGTAGAGCGCGCCGTTCGTCGACGCCGCACCGAAGCTCGTCACCGCGGTCGGCATGACGGCGTGGAAGTCGCCCTCGACGCGCGCGGTCGCGGCGCTCGACACGCGCTCGACCGTCGCGCTCTGCCCGCCCGATCCCGGGGCCGGTGTCGCGGTCGCCTGCGCCTCCTCGGCCCGCGGCGGAGCGCTGCCGCAGCCCGACGACAGGGTGCCCACGACGCCGGCCGCGAGCGCGGCCATCACGTGCAACACGTGGATTCGACTCGAATTACTGCGCTTCACGCGACGACCTCCGGAACATTTCGCTTGTCGAGAATGACTCTCAAGGGCAGTGTATATGACTATCGTTATCAACTTTCCAGTCGGTTCGGGAGTGCTCGTCCCGGAGGGACCGGACGGGAGCGCGCGTAGCGCGCGCGAACGGGAGGGCCCGGAGTGGCGAGCCGATTTTTCCAGTCGCCGATGCGCAGTCTCCCAGCCCTCGCCGTTTCGCTGTCGATCGCGCTCTGCGCCTCGCGTGCCCACGCCCAGCCAGCGGCGCCGCCCGAGTGCCCACCCGACGACGATCTCTGCGCCTCGCGAGTCGTCGTGAGCGCCACGCGCACCGAGGTCGCGCAGGACGACAGCCCGGTGCGCGTCGAGGTGATCGATCGCGCGACGATCGAGCGCTCGGGCGCGCGTGATCTCGGCGAGCTCCTCGAGGAGCAGCCCGGTCTCCTCGTGACGCGCTCGTTCCGCGGCGACGCGATCCAGATGCAGGGCCTCGACCCCGAGCACGTGCTCGTGCTCGTCGACGGCGAGCGGGTGCCGGGCCGCGTCGGCGGCGCGATCGATCTCGGTCGCTACACGCTCGAGGACATCGAGCGCGTCGAGATCGTGCGCGGCGGATCGAGCGCGCTCTACGGCTCCGACGCGATCGCCGGCGTCGTCCACGTCATCACGCGACGCACCCGCGACGACGTCGAGCTCGACGCGAGCGCGAGCGGCGGAGGAGGCGAGGGCGGTGGGCTCGCCGATGCGACCGCGCGCGCCGCCGTGCGCCTCGGTGACTTCGCGCTGCGCATCTCGGGCGGCTTCCACTGGGCCGAGCCCTTCCGTCGCGGCGGCGATCCCACGATCCCCGAGGACCAGCGCGCGACCGACGGCAGCGAGCGCATGCAGTGGTCGCTCGGCGGCGACGTGCGCTGGCGCGTCGACCCGACGCTCTCGCTCGACGCGCGCGCCGAGTACATGCAGCGCGGTCTCTCGGGCGTCGATCGCAACGACGCGGGCGCGGTCTTCGATCGCGCGCAGCTCGCAGAGCAGATGCAGAGCGGGCTCGGCGCGTCGTGGACGTTCGGAGGCGGGACGCGCCTCGCCACCCGCGCGTCGTACGCGATCTTCCGCGAGCAGTACCTCCGCGATCAGCGCGGCGCGTCCGCGCTCGACGAGCACCAGGACCACCGCGAGGACCTCGGACAGCTCCTCGTGCAGCTCGACATCCCGGTCGACACGCACCTGCTCACGTTCGGCTTCGAAGAGCTCTTCCAGCGCCTCGAGTCGGATCGCCTCGACGGAGTCGGCACGCGCTTCCGCGCATCGCCGTTCGCGCAGGACGAGTGGACCGTGATCGACGACGACGTGCGCCTCGTGCTGGTGCCCGGCGTGCGCGTCGACGCGGACTCGCAGTACGGCACTCAGCTCTCGCCGAAGCTCGCGGTGCGCTTCGATCCGGTCCGCCAGCTCGTGCTGCGCGCGTCGTTCGGCACCGGCTTCCGCGCGCCTTCGTTCCAAGAGCTCCTGCTGCGCTTCGAGAACCCGAGCGTCGGCTACGTCGTCCTCGGCAACCCCGAGCTCGGCCCCGAGACCTCGCGCAGCTACCAGCTCGGCGCCGAGTGGACGCCGATCACCGAGCTGCGCGGATCGCTCTCGCTCTTCCGCAACGACGTCGACGGCCTCATCACGACCGTGACCGCCGAAGAGAGCCCCGACGGCACGCTCTTCACGTACGGCAACATCGCCTCCGCGACCACGCAGGGCATCGAGTCGTCGCTCACCGCGCGCCCGATCCGCGAGCTCTCGCTCGCCGCGAGCTACACGTTCACGCACGCGTGGGATCACGAGAACGATCGCGCGCTCGAGGGACGCGCCGCGCATCGCATCACGCTGAGCGCGACGTTCGATCACCGCGAGTGGGATCTCGGCGCGACCGCACGCTGGGCGCTCACCGGTGAGCGCCCGTTCTACGTCGACGAAGGGCTGATCCACTCGCCCTGGGCCGCGCAGCTCGACCTGCGCATCTACAAGCGCTTCGAGCGCCACCTCGAGATCTCCGCGGGCGTCGACAACGTGCTCGACGCCGGAGACGCGTACCTGCCGCTGCGCCCCCGCACGTTCTACGGCGGCGTCCGCGGTCGGCTGTGATTTCTGCTGCGAGACGCAGCGACGAGAGCAGGAGAAGTTCGACATGATCAGCACCACACGCATCGCGCTCGTCGCGATCGCGCTCACCACGTTCGCGTGCGCGCCCGACCTGCGCTCCGACGACGACGGAGAGGACGCCGGCGCGCACGACGCGGGCCCCGTCCAGGACGGCTCGATCCCGTCTTCGAGCGGACCCTTCCGCCACACCGTGAACGACGACGGAACGATCACCACGATCGTCGACGCGACCGAGGGCACGGCCTATCTCGATCTCGAGTCCGGCCTCGCGGTCACGCCCGCCGATCCGCTCGACTCGCGCGACTGGGATCTCGCGTTCACGCGCTTCTCGATCATCACGAACGGCGGTGCGAGCGGCACCGGCGGCGCGGCCGCG is a window encoding:
- a CDS encoding TonB-dependent receptor plug domain-containing protein; the encoded protein is MSATRTEVAQDDSPVRVEVIDRATIERSGARDLGELLEEQPGLLVTRSFRGDAIQMQGLDPEHVLVLVDGERVPGRVGGAIDLGRYTLEDIERVEIVRGGSSALYGSDAIAGVVHVITRRTRDDVELDASASGGGGEGGGLADATARAAVRLGDFALRISGGFHWAEPFRRGGDPTIPEDQRATDGSERMQWSLGGDVRWRVDPTLSLDARAEYMQRGLSGVDRNDAGAVFDRAQLAEQMQSGLGASWTFGGGTRLATRASYAIFREQYLRDQRGASALDEHQDHREDLGQLLVQLDIPVDTHLLTFGFEELFQRLESDRLDGVGTRFRASPFAQDEWTVIDDDVRLVLVPGVRVDADSQYGTQLSPKLAVRFDPVRQLVLRASFGTGFRAPSFQELLLRFENPSVGYVVLGNPELGPETSRSYQLGAEWTPITELRGSLSLFRNDVDGLITTVTAEESPDGTLFTYGNIASATTQGIESSLTARPIRELSLAASYTFTHAWDHENDRALEGRAAHRITLSATFDHREWDLGATARWALTGERPFYVDEGLIHSPWAAQLDLRIYKRFERHLEISAGVDNVLDAGDAYLPLRPRTFYGGVRGRL
- a CDS encoding Kelch repeat-containing protein, coding for MLHVMAALAAGVVGTLSSGCGSAPPRAEEAQATATPAPGSGGQSATVERVSSAATARVEGDFHAVMPTAVTSFGAASTNGALYVLGGYHGTPHAYVPEDQSGAFWRLDLSRTGATWEALPEIAPAQSIALVAHGARVCRIGGMRAVRENERVRLRSIDEAGCFDPARGSWEALPALPSPRSSHEAAVVGDTLIVAGGWALEGEAPGTFARSWLALDLAHPERGWREAEAPFARRGLGVAALGDRVIVVGGLDEAGEVSSRVDVLDVARGTWSRGPDFPADAFGAAIERAGDRVIASGRDGVVWSWRGGDDAWQRVGTMMFPRFFHQLVARGDDEVIAIGGIRGMVDAPRTAHVESIALTPRTAPRVTVLTIDSPMRTKNRQGLLVHDDALHFFGGNVSLEQHDFEPQHFVAEHHALDLPSLSWTRRADYPYARQTIQTVVASDRGIAIGGFGHEGTTPSTGQARTQAEAFTYSFDEDRWTPWSALPVTRSQFGLVADAEGGLWALGGLDYDPAREGEDAFRHLTEIVRADASTGEWQDAGVAMQGARRAFGGARIGDVMYVVGGMRGEFQLVEDCQALDLRARTWRTIACPRTPRLNPQLVTIGERLYLVGGTSRGEGGLAADRTIEVYDPQRDAWSVLIEDLPIEPKHLRAFELRGRLVLVSTHDAEPVARVAVVTLPE
- the hflX gene encoding GTPase HflX; this translates as MHRAIEEPTRRRPRARARRCVVSPSVVSTRVPGRPPRPRALARRKETSMTRPRSSSSSDRSSDLAILLAPSGEASCSELQRLLAGLGVRVAHTIPLSRMLGEGKRAEVRAKIDALARGPDEHVLVVVDRALDPGAQRELEVALDVEVLDRTAVVLRVFEQRARTRLAQLEVELARLAYEIPRVRDDGARRDREGGGGGRGARGHTEVELRKQQLRERSARLEREVERLRASRATQAAARRDVPRVALVGYTNAGKSSLLRALTGSDVLVEDALFATLDTTVRALAPATTPRVLVSDTVGFMRSLPHALVASFHTTLDEARDTDLLLLVVDASEPEHHEQLRVTREVLTAIGATSPTRIVLSKIDRVDPERRASLLAEHPGAIAISAHDPTEVRRLRDAIVAFFAKDEEHDVLVVPFTEGRLIADIRAAARILSEHHDESGAVLAIRARPEALDRWRAALPPLPSITSAAELVAAAARYGLRVTPERDVLDASGLDFLVVHARDDAGAPWIVRTPRRADVIASAQREARVLRLVAPSLAVAVPDWRVHARDVIAYPRLEGTPGWRFDDTGALRWAFDPSAPPDAFLDTYAHLLASLQAIPLDRLHDAGVRVESVGDARTELARAMRDTRDALAPSDAVWVRWQRWIDDDASWPTHVALAHADLHPGHLLLDGQARITGVLDWTEARATDPSIDLAMLFGCYGRSALESVVDRFARAGGVTWPAIVSHTIERWAANAALIAEWALRTGDDAVLAHARHHLATITAST